The proteins below are encoded in one region of Peribacillus muralis:
- the deoD gene encoding purine-nucleoside phosphorylase has product MSVHIGAKENEIAETVLLPGDPLRAKYIAETFLEDAKLYNEVRNMFGYTGTYKGKRISVQGTGMGVPSISIYINELMNSYNVQKLIRVGTAGAIQKDVKVRDVILAMSASTDSQMNRLTFGGVDFAPTADFDLLRKAYDAGTAKGLQLKVGNVFTADQFYNDNGELEKWAKYQILAIEMESAALYTLAAKFGRQALSVLTISDHILTGEETSSEERQSTFNEMVEVALEAAIQD; this is encoded by the coding sequence ATGAGCGTACATATTGGTGCAAAAGAAAATGAAATTGCGGAAACGGTCTTACTTCCCGGGGACCCATTGCGTGCAAAATACATTGCTGAAACATTTTTAGAGGATGCCAAACTTTATAATGAAGTACGGAACATGTTTGGATATACAGGTACATATAAAGGGAAACGCATTTCTGTCCAAGGTACAGGCATGGGTGTCCCATCGATTTCCATCTATATAAACGAATTGATGAATAGCTATAATGTCCAAAAGCTGATTCGTGTAGGTACTGCCGGGGCTATCCAAAAGGATGTAAAGGTCAGGGATGTAATTCTTGCCATGAGTGCTTCAACAGACTCACAAATGAATCGTTTGACTTTTGGCGGAGTCGATTTTGCTCCCACCGCCGATTTCGATTTGTTAAGAAAGGCATATGACGCAGGAACGGCTAAAGGCTTGCAATTAAAGGTCGGCAACGTGTTTACGGCCGATCAATTTTATAATGATAATGGTGAATTGGAAAAATGGGCAAAATACCAGATATTAGCGATAGAAATGGAATCAGCTGCCTTATACACTCTTGCAGCTAAATTCGGGCGACAAGCTTTATCGGTGTTGACCATCTCCGATCATATTTTAACTGGTGAGGAAACGTCGTCCGAGGAACGTCAGTCAACATTTAACGAAATGGTTGAGGTGGCCCTGGAAGCAGCTATACAAGACTGA
- a CDS encoding YozD family protein — protein sequence MREIEVFIDTEEIAEFFFQELIRRGYLPTEAEVEDLADITFEYLLEKCIIDEEVDE from the coding sequence TTGCGAGAAATCGAGGTTTTTATTGATACAGAAGAGATAGCGGAATTCTTTTTTCAAGAATTGATAAGACGGGGCTATCTTCCAACAGAAGCTGAAGTTGAAGATCTTGCTGACATCACATTCGAATATCTTCTGGAAAAATGCATAATTGATGAAGAAGTCGATGAGTAG
- a CDS encoding S41 family peptidase produces METNRYIFVMKNESGEASVEEENQEQPKEAGKFIKVKKFTFIMGIFLLIFLTAGITTIALTFGDEKVESLAPDKHSEFEKLFSTYDTIKGNYYKDIDEDKLVDGAINGMIKSLDDPYSAYMDKKEASSFHESISSSFEGIGAEIQEQDGHIAVVSPIKGSPAEKAGIKPNDIVLSVDGKSVKGLSSSEAVLKIRGEKGTKVKLTISRAGETDPIEFTIKRDTIPIETVYAEMLDDGVAKIQVTSFSEHTVDELKTSLEEMSKKDMKGLVLDLRGNPGGLLDQAIDMASLFIPNGEVVLQVENRSGKKEVYKSNNDGALKKVPVVVLIDDGSASASEIVAAAVRESADIPLVGVKSFGKGTVQTAEDFDDGSNFKYTAAKWLTPDGNWIHKKGIKPDIEVKLPDYASLPYISPDKELKASDSSSEVKAAEKMLKEAGHDPGKIDGFFDEDTTNAVKAFQRDQKIKETGIIKDDTTVKLMQVIRDKILENDTQLKKAVEVVKKDIK; encoded by the coding sequence ATGGAAACAAATCGTTACATATTTGTCATGAAGAATGAAAGTGGTGAGGCATCAGTGGAAGAAGAAAATCAAGAACAGCCGAAAGAGGCAGGGAAATTCATTAAAGTAAAGAAGTTTACGTTCATTATGGGGATTTTCTTACTCATATTTCTAACTGCAGGGATTACTACGATAGCCTTGACTTTTGGAGATGAAAAAGTGGAATCACTGGCACCGGATAAACATTCGGAATTCGAAAAGCTGTTTTCTACATACGACACGATAAAGGGTAATTACTATAAGGATATTGATGAAGACAAGCTCGTTGATGGTGCGATCAATGGCATGATCAAATCCTTGGATGATCCGTACTCTGCTTATATGGATAAAAAGGAAGCCTCGAGTTTTCATGAGAGCATCTCATCTTCCTTTGAAGGAATTGGTGCCGAGATACAAGAGCAGGATGGACACATAGCGGTCGTCTCACCGATAAAAGGGTCTCCAGCAGAAAAAGCGGGGATAAAACCGAATGATATCGTCTTAAGTGTGGATGGTAAAAGCGTAAAAGGGCTAAGCTCTTCAGAAGCTGTCCTTAAAATCAGGGGAGAAAAGGGAACGAAAGTGAAATTGACCATCTCAAGAGCAGGTGAGACGGACCCGATTGAATTCACGATCAAACGTGACACGATTCCAATTGAAACCGTTTATGCCGAAATGCTTGATGATGGTGTCGCAAAAATTCAAGTGACCAGCTTTTCCGAACATACGGTCGATGAGTTGAAAACGTCGCTTGAAGAAATGTCCAAAAAAGATATGAAGGGCCTGGTTTTGGACTTGCGTGGAAACCCAGGAGGACTGCTTGATCAAGCGATAGATATGGCAAGCCTGTTCATACCGAACGGGGAAGTGGTTCTTCAAGTTGAGAATCGCAGCGGTAAAAAAGAAGTGTATAAATCGAATAATGACGGTGCGTTGAAGAAGGTGCCGGTTGTCGTGTTGATCGATGATGGTAGTGCAAGCGCATCGGAAATCGTTGCAGCAGCCGTCCGTGAATCTGCTGACATTCCTTTGGTAGGCGTTAAATCATTTGGTAAAGGAACTGTACAGACTGCCGAAGACTTCGATGATGGCTCAAACTTCAAATACACGGCAGCTAAATGGTTGACTCCTGACGGAAATTGGATCCATAAAAAAGGGATCAAGCCGGATATTGAGGTGAAGCTTCCTGATTATGCAAGCCTTCCGTACATTTCGCCGGATAAGGAATTGAAAGCTTCAGATTCCTCCAGTGAAGTGAAAGCGGCAGAAAAGATGCTCAAGGAAGCCGGACATGATCCAGGTAAGATAGATGGATTCTTTGATGAAGATACCACGAATGCGGTCAAAGCATTCCAGAGGGATCAAAAAATCAAAGAAACTGGGATCATTAAAGATGATACAACCGTGAAATTGATGCAGGTTATCCGGGATAAAATCCTCGAAAACGATACTCAATTGAAAAAAGCGGTAGAGGTAGTGAAAAAAGATAT